In Maniola hyperantus chromosome 13, iAphHyp1.2, whole genome shotgun sequence, one genomic interval encodes:
- the LOC138403177 gene encoding uncharacterized protein → MPKERDILINIIEHYKDMPFLWDTNDLNYRNRNVRNEGYQVLFNLYKTFDEDATLKILKKKIDNLRSNYLRESKKVRESKHTGNEDVYVPTIWYYDIFSFLDSTTESYRSVRDPIGNEEFQDTSSLSCADNSYTQMNTSITSSTSNQISFKKKKKVAPLNEQKNFLEEASVLINTKEEDWEILGKSIGMQLRDLNKQQHNIARKLISDVIFYATLNKLSEDSFVGVSLSHTNT, encoded by the exons ATGCCGAAGGAAAGAGATatcctaataaatattatagaacATTATAAAGATATGCCCTTTCTTTGGGACACAAATGATTTAAATTATAGGAATAGGAATGTAAGGAATGAGGGCTATCAAGTGTTATTCAATTTGTATAAAACGTTCGACGAAGATGCCacattaaaaatcttaaaaaagaaGATCGACAACTTAAGGTCGAACTATTTAAGAGAGTCAAAAAAA gtcaGAGAGTCGAAACATACTGGCAATGAAGATGTATATGTACCGACAATTTGGTACTATGATATTTTCAGTTTTCTGGATTCTACCACGGAATCATACCGTTCAGTCAGGGACCCAATAGGAAATGAG GAGTTTCAGGatacatcatcattatcttgCGCAGATAATAGTTATACTCAGATGAACACTTCTATAACTAGCAGTACTTCCAATCAAATTTcgtttaagaaaaaaaaaaaagtagcacCATTAAATGAACAAAAGAACTTTCTTGAAGAGGCTTCCGTATTGATAAACACAAAGGAAGAGGATTGGGAGATCCTTGGAAAATCCATTGGAATGCAATTAAGAGATTTGAATAAACAGCAACACAACATAGCTCGCAAATTAATATCGGATGTGATTTTTTATGCTACTCTAAATAAACTGTCGGAAGATTCGTTTGTGGGTGTAAGTTTATCGCATACCAATACTTAA